A region of the Vibrio tubiashii genome:
GCGTTGACGGTCATCGCCAATACGCTCACGCATCGCTTGCAGCTTAGGCTGAAGCATACGCATTTTCGCCATTGAGGTGTACTGTGCCTTAGTCAGTGGGTACATCGCACCACGGACAATGAAGGTCAAACAGATGATTGCCACACCCCAGTTGCTAACAAAGCCTTGAATGAACGAAAGCAGTGAGTGCAGAGGTTTTGCAATAAACCATAACCAACCGTAGTCAACTACTAGGTCTAGGTTTGGTGCCACTTCAGCCATTTGGTCTTGCAGTTTAGGACCAACCCAAAGTGTTGCTTTGAAGTTTGCGCTATCGCCATCCGCAATGGTTTTGTTTGGCATGCGAACACCGATATCACCTAGGTTACCGATCACACGAGTGTAAAGGTTAGTACCTGGTTCATCACGTGGAATCCACGCAGTCGCGAAGTAGTGTTGGATCATCGCTGCCCAACCCTGACCATTAGTTAGTGGTAGAGATAGGTTACGATCTTGCATGTCTTCGAAGCTGTACTTCTTGTAGCGAGTATCTTCAGTAGAGTATGCACCACCGCGGTAAGTTGGCATTGTGATGCTACCACCAGCGTCAAGTAGGTTTTGACGTAGGTGAGCGTACATACCAAATGTCGCGTTGTTGCCAGATTTGTTTACGATGTCATATTCAACGTCAAGTGCGTAGCTTCCACGCTTAACAATGAATGTTTTTGTGTACTCAAGGCCATTGGCAGTGAATGTCATTGGAATACGCAGTTCATCTTGACCATCAGCTAGAGTAAAGCTGTCTGCGCTTACTGAGTAAGCAGGGCGGTTTGAGCTGCTAAGGTCGATACCTTGAGGGCCTACAAGACCACTTTGCGCGATAAACTGATGGCCGGCTTCGTTCTTAAGCAGAACAAATGGGTCAGATGAATCTAGCTCGTTTGAGTATTGGTTTAGGTCTGCATGAATAACATCACCACCCACCGTATCAATCGACAGAGTCAATACATCAGTGGTCACAGTAACCGTTTTAGCAGAAGCTTGCTGCATTGGAGCTGGATCTAGCTCGTCGGCAAAAGATGGTGCAGGTAGAGTACTGCTTGATTGAGCCTGCTCAACCGGCTGAGGCGTTGGATTCTTTGCAACTTGCCATTGCTGGAACAATAGGAAAGAAACCAGTGCTAGCGCGATTAACAGGATATTACGTTGAGAATCCATCGTTATTTATCTCTGTCTTGTTTTTGGACTGGTGGAACGGGGTCATACCCCCCTTCATTCAAAGGATGGCATTTTAATAGACGTTTGCTCGATAACCAACACCCTTTTACAAAACCGTGAGCTTTTAACGCTTCAATGGCATAAGTAGAGCAGGTTGGAGTAAAACGACAACGTGGTCCGATAAGCGGACTAATAAAACCTTGATAGAGACGGACGAATCCGATTGCTAACCACGCGAAGGGCGAGACAGGCGCTGCCATAATTTATCAAACAGTTTGAAAATATCTTCATTGCTTAAATCTTGCGCGCTTTTCTTGGCAATAACAACAAAATCTTTGTTAGCAAGCTGATGTTGATTGTTACGAAAGCTTTCACGTGCAAGGCGCTTAAAACGGTTACGACCTACAGCGGTTTTGATCTGTTTCTTGGGAACGGCTAAACCTAGTCGAGGATGAGATAGGCTATTTTTACGAGCAATGATGGTGAAATGAGGTGAGCCAGCTCTGTGAGCTTGCTGAAAGACATTTTGATAATGCTCGGGAGTTAACAAGCGTAACTCCCGATTGAACGCGTACGTTTTCAAAATAATCTAACGATTACTTAGAAAGACGCTTACGGCCTTTTGCACGACGTGCATTGATAGTAGCACGACCGTTCTTAGTAGCCATACGTGCACGGAAACCGTGAGTACGCTTGCGCTTTAGAACTGAAGGTTGAAAAGTGCGTTTCATGATAATTACCTTTACTGATCAGTAGTTTTAG
Encoded here:
- the yidC gene encoding membrane protein insertase YidC, with protein sequence MDSQRNILLIALALVSFLLFQQWQVAKNPTPQPVEQAQSSSTLPAPSFADELDPAPMQQASAKTVTVTTDVLTLSIDTVGGDVIHADLNQYSNELDSSDPFVLLKNEAGHQFIAQSGLVGPQGIDLSSSNRPAYSVSADSFTLADGQDELRIPMTFTANGLEYTKTFIVKRGSYALDVEYDIVNKSGNNATFGMYAHLRQNLLDAGGSITMPTYRGGAYSTEDTRYKKYSFEDMQDRNLSLPLTNGQGWAAMIQHYFATAWIPRDEPGTNLYTRVIGNLGDIGVRMPNKTIADGDSANFKATLWVGPKLQDQMAEVAPNLDLVVDYGWLWFIAKPLHSLLSFIQGFVSNWGVAIICLTFIVRGAMYPLTKAQYTSMAKMRMLQPKLQAMRERIGDDRQRMSQEMMELYKKEKVNPLGGCLPLILQMPIFIALYWALMESVELRHSPFFGWIHDLSAQDPYYILPLLMGASMFLIQKMSPTTVTDPMQQKIMTFMPVMFTFFFLFFPSGLVLYWLVSNIVTLIQQTLIYKALEKKGLHSK
- the yidD gene encoding membrane protein insertion efficiency factor YidD; protein product: MAAPVSPFAWLAIGFVRLYQGFISPLIGPRCRFTPTCSTYAIEALKAHGFVKGCWLSSKRLLKCHPLNEGGYDPVPPVQKQDRDK
- the rnpA gene encoding ribonuclease P protein component, translated to MLTPEHYQNVFQQAHRAGSPHFTIIARKNSLSHPRLGLAVPKKQIKTAVGRNRFKRLARESFRNNQHQLANKDFVVIAKKSAQDLSNEDIFKLFDKLWQRLSRPSRG
- the rpmH gene encoding 50S ribosomal protein L34; the protein is MKRTFQPSVLKRKRTHGFRARMATKNGRATINARRAKGRKRLSK